Proteins found in one Mixophyes fleayi isolate aMixFle1 chromosome 8, aMixFle1.hap1, whole genome shotgun sequence genomic segment:
- the POLR2F gene encoding DNA-directed RNA polymerases I, II, and III subunit RPABC2 translates to MSDNEDNFDGDFFDDAEEDEGLDDLYNAEEEDQENVAILPAGEGQQGNQKRITTNYMTKYERARVLGTRALQIAMCAPVMVELEGETDPLLIAMKELKARKIPIIIRRYLPDGSYEDWGVDELIITD, encoded by the exons ATGTCTGACAACGAGGACAA TTTTGATGGAGACTTTTTTGATGATGCGGAAGAAGATGAGGGACTTGATGATTTGTACAATGCAGAGGAGGAAGACCAGGAGAACGTGGCTATCTTACCAGCTGGTGAAGGCCAGCAGGGAAACCAGAAACGTATTACCACTAACTACATGACTAAGTATGAACGAGCACGTGTTTTGGGAACTAGAGCACTGCAGATAGC AATGTGCGCACCGGTTATGGTGGAACTGGAAGGAGAAACTGACCCTCTTCTTATTGCCATGAAGGAGCTTAA AGCTAGGAAGATCCCTATAATCATCAGACGTTATCTCCCTGATGGCAGTTATGAAGACTGGGGGGTGGATGAGCTGATAATTACTGACTGA